The following nucleotide sequence is from Aspergillus nidulans FGSC A4 chromosome I.
TAGACTTACCCAAAACTGCGTCATGTAAAGCGCAATATTCTTGTAGAAAGAGTACAGAATGACACGACTGATTCGATGATAACTCCAAGCACCATGCACAAGAAGCAGTTTGCGAAGATAACGAAATTGAGCGATAGAAACATCAGCAGATCTTGCTGCCTGCAAACCTTCTACACCGCTGATACCGACACCAACGTGAGCCGCTTGGATCATGGACACGTCGTTGGCACCATCGCCAATAGCCAAAAGCAACGACTTGAGATGACGCTTGACAAGTTTGACGACAAGAGCTTTTTGAAGGGGCGAGACACGACTGCAACTGTTAGCGCCTTTCTTTCGGGAAGCGAGTGAGAAACATACCAGCAAACAACGGCCTTGCACAGCaccgcaaggtcaaggaacAGCTTTTCCATGTCCTTCTCTAGTGCAAACGTCAAAGACCTGCCGTCTATAATAAGGGCCATTTGTTCGGCTTCAGTCTGACTCTGGACAGCTTGgagcttcttcgtcaagTTATCTCTGGTCGCCTCAGCACTGTCTTCGTTGACAATCAGAAGAGTCATGTCCTCAGAGATCAACTTGCAGGACATGCCGATGTTGATGGCAGTCTCCTGTCTGTCACCAGTCAGGacccagatcttgatgcCGGCAGTTTGCAGAGTGTGAATAGTATCCGGCACACCATCCTGCAATCTGTCCTCCTTGGCGGTGGCACCAAGAAGGTAGAAATCTTTCTCAATAAGCTCGGCAGCTTTGTCGAGCTCTTCTGCACGGTTACCGCCGACTGTTGTTGCGGCTTTGTCAAATATCTGATACCATTGCTGGAATTCATCCTCAGGAATTTCGCGCATGGCCAGACAGAGGGTCCGAAGACCGTCCGACGCATATTCCTCAAGATGTTGCAGTGTCCCTTCAACGATAGGGTTGTCTTGGTGTAGACGCTCGAGGATAACTGTATCAGCACCCTTGATGTAGATGCGGATTCGCCCATCGGGACAACGGAAGATCGTGGACATGCGCTTTCTTGTGGAGTTGAATTCACAAACTGCCAATAGCTCATACTCGTACTCCTGTCCCGCCACTGTGATAATAACAGATCTAGGCTTTCTGTTGCTAAACTTGTAACCCATCCGAGCAGCACCTTCAACAAGAGCTCCTTCGTCTGGAGATGCCGCTTGATATTTGATTTTATCGGGGTCCGCTTCGGATCGCTCGGGAATGACGGTGTGGCAAGTAGCGAGAAGCGTCAAGAAGTGATGTATCGCATCTTTGGTGGGATGAGACTCTAGGTTCTGGCGCAGCTTTTTAAAATCGTGCACGCCCACCTCAACTCCGTCCTCAACGGTAGCCCGCctgtcttcggccacatCCTCTCCGTACTGAATGCCGCCTATCGTACACTCCTTGAACTCCATCATGTTGCACGTCAAAGTACCAGTCTTGTCCGAGAAGATATATTCAATTTGACCTAGTTCTTCAACCAACGATGATGTTCTGCATGTAGCCGGGGTATCCGTAACGTCGTAGTAGATGTCCAGGTCGGAATTGATCAGAAAGGCTTGCGAGTATTTGACAATTTCGATGGTGACAAAGAGCGAAATAGGGACCAGATTCGAGTAGAGCACCCAGTACGTGAAGATGTCCATGATGAACTGCTTCCCAGGGTTGGTGCTGCCGTAGTCGAGGTAGGTAAGCTTATCCTTTTCAGTCTGGCGGATGATCAAGTCGCCTACCGAACTGACCACACTTAATGCAACAAGAATGCTGACCAACATCAAGATCTGGATATTGACCATACGCTCCACTGCAGTACGCTTGATCGGAGTCGCAGTGGCATTTCGCATCAGTTTCGTCTCGTGGCCGGTAAAAACAACAACGCCATGAATCCATGGCGTGTTTCGAAGCGTAGCTCCTCGGAGCATAAGCTGGTCCGGCGCTAACGGAAGctccctttctcctccaccAGCATGCATTGTCAAAGTCGCCTCGTACGTATACAGACTACTGTTTGGTTGCTCGGAGCGAATGCGTCCGCTGAGCCGACTGAGGTCAGCCGGGCTGACCAGGTGCGATGTTTCCGGAATAGCTTGTTTGATTTTGAGGTTTGTCTCGCCGTCAAGGTTAGCCGTCTCAATATAACATAAACCCTCTGGTTCCGAAGAGGCCAAGAGAACCAAGTCGGCCGGGAAAGGCTGTTCGGACTCGACGCGGACAATGTCTCCCACTGCAACATCAACCCATTTGGTTTCATGAAATGTGGACCCTTTGAGAACTTGGGTCTTCGAGTAGTTCAAGGACTTGTCCGATGACCTTCGTTTATAATCCTCAACCAATTCCTTGATGGCAGACACCAACAATACAATCACTAACGGGCCAATCGTCGTATATCGATTCGTCGGGGAAACATTTGGAATCTGCTGCAGCACCGCGGTaaacaaaaagaacaagTTGGCGTACTTGGAGAACTGCTCGTATAAGAATTTCGGAAGGAATGTGACGATGTTGTACTTTGCCGTGGACACGTGGTTATCGACAAACTTGTGCACTGCGTTGGCTGGTGGGTTGTTTAACTGGATTATACGAGGACCGAGGGTAGACGAGTCGACTGTCCTACGGCCAAACCCAAACTTGAATGATGGCTTGCTCGATTTCTTCGCATGCGGGGGGCCATCTTCAGAAACCGTGCTATCGGCTCGCGCAGCTCGTGCCCCTGCTTCGGTCAAGGGAAGGTCCATTTCAGAGTACTCAGGCTTCATTCCCAACATGTGTTTCGCCCTGCCCATGAGCCCGCCGCCCATACTCAGTATGCTGTTGCGCTCACGCATGCGTGAATCCCCTTCCATCGGATCCTGGCCCGTCATATCGTAGTACCCATGTCCCCCTTCATACTCATCCATTGAATACCTCTGGTAATTGTCCAAGCCGGAAGTCTGTGAGTACGTACGGGATACGTCCTGTCCGGAGTAGGGATCGTTCATGTACACTCCGGCATGCACCGGAGGCGCGGAGCCTGTCGCATGGGCGCCGGCGTGTGGTGTCACCCTCCCACCGACAAAATTGTCATAAGAAACGGACGGACGGGGCTGAGCGTTTTCAGAGTCGTCAATGTTGTACTGTCGCAAGAGGCTTTCGTCGTTTACCGGCGGAGGCCGTCCCGTGTTGTAGATGGGAGTcgactcctccagctgcagcaggtCATCATCCCGGCCAGCGGCGGGATGACGACCTGGAGCCCTACCGctggccatgatgatcggGGAGGGCTAACACCGTCAATGTGGTGGTGCGGCCCAGGGGGAGCATCGATTTCGAGTGGGtgctttgctttgtttgGCCCGGTGGGAGACTGGAAAGGAGTTTACACCACGTGGAATATGTAAAGCGAccgagagatggagaagaggtaGCGATCCCAGAGTAAAGCGAAACGGAAAAAatgcaagagaagaaacgcTCGCCGAAGATGGTGAATGCCTGGAGGTGAGAATTAAGAAGCAGAGTTCGGGATGCGCTAGCAGCTGGTTGGGTTTGGCGTGCGGCGGTGCTCAAGCCCCGTTGATCTTTGTCGACCTGGAGCTTGACGCGGGCGATTCACAAGAAGGATCTAGTGGCGCCTCTCACAAGAAGAATTTATATTAGTATTTTTAGGTAACATACTCGCTTATTACTGTTTCAAGATATAACTCTGCGATTTGATTCCTTACAATGCCTCAACCAGCAGAAAAGAGCTCTTTGTGATCAAAATTAAACTCCCCTGATCTATAACGCTGTCAAGAGTCAATCCGTATCTCAGACGGGGAAGACTTTCATTTTTTTGATGCAAAAATACTGCTATTGACTTTGGATCATGCATTCATTCATCTATCATACATTACAATTCACTCGTAGAGAAGCGTTCTTAGATTGCCTATGCGACTGGCCGATCGTTCTCTGCTCTGGCTTGCTCCGCGAGCCCACCCTTAGACCGTTTCGCAAGatcagcctgcagagctttgtcAATAATGCCGTTGATGTACTTGACCTTCTCAAGTGCGAGCGAGGTCTTTGTGATAAACACCAGGGCATCCACCGGGGAGCCCTGGAATTTAGACAGGTAGCAGACATCTCCGGCATTGTTCATCCCAATCACAACGTCCGCTTCCGAAGCCTGCTCTTCTTTCCGCGTCGCATCCAGAATAGCAAGCTTTCCGTCGTCGAATGTATGAAACGTAACCGAAAGGGGCTTATGAGTGATGTTCAGGGGCGCGGGAACTCTTTCATCCAGTCCGTAAACGATCACTTGGCCGTCCTTGACCACAGCGTCGGGACGACGGAAATGTTGGAGTCCAGCCATGACGCCTATACACGATGCATCGATCAGATTGCCGTCGTAGTCGGTTATGTGTACATCAGCGCGTATCGTCCAGCAGCTGACGCCTTTCAGGATGCAGAGTGACTCGGTATCTAAGGCGTTCGAATGGCGAATAACACGATCTAACACGTTCGTAACGTAGGTTTCTAAATCTCCTTGTCTATTGCGAAAGCATTAGCTCCATCCATATACACATATCGGCATCCATACCGGCCGTTCTCCCAGGCGGGCGAGCCCATCGCAGTAAGCTCCATGGCAATATTGAAGATGCCGTCAAACGGCCGATCATCGTGGGGCTTAGCAACTTCGGCGGAGATCCTAacgacaaggctgagaaagTTAGCAGTGCTAACATACGGGCGATGGAAAACAAACCTTGTCTTTCCAAGCTGCACTTTCACATGGCCGTACTCTTCACCAAACGACAGAGTGAGCGGACGGAGCTGGTCGGCCCCACGGCCATCCAGCCTCACACCCTCGCGGAGAGCATCGAGGATAAAGTCGCGCTCAGCAATTGAGAGCGGTGCTTCTTTGTTCATACTTGCGGGCGGACTCGGCCCCGATGAGGGGGTCAAGACAGACGAGCGGGCTTGGGAAATTTCCTGTCCGGCAGCGTCATTTGATGAAAGCGGTTCATTGATGTTCCGGCCAATAAAGAGCTTGTTTCGAAGGCGGTGAGGACGAAATATGTTAGCCTGAGGCTTTATCAACATGGCAATCTCACGAACTGCAACCATCTTTGACTCACTGGACTCGCGCTACATATCATGACTACCGGTATGCACCTCTTCCCTATATTTCAGGAACTCTAGCTAACATGCCGCAGCTCACAGACCCACCTTTGATCCCGTAAGacctatcttcctcctttcaGATCAACCGCTCACAGAATTTAGGCACGAGGGAAAGAGGCCCTCCGCGGTCCAGCATACCATCAACGCCTCCTCCCAGCATATACTCACCTGAAAGTTCGGTGAGTCACTTCGACTGTGTTGTGTATTATCTGGGTGATCCTGACGGAACAAGTCAATCTGGCCAGGGAACCGAGGGTGAAGCAGCGCGTCGCGACCTGCGCGCGGAGCTGCTCCAGGCAGAGGCCGCTCACTTTGCCAAGAAGAATGGAGCTCCCGTTCCTGAAGCATCTGCCGAAAGCACTCCCAAGCGTCAGCTTGAAGGCGCCCCTGCgaatggaggagatggagaattAGAAGAAGACCCGGAAGCAAAGCGGCGGCGGATATTAGAGGAAACGAGAGAGATAGATGCAGATTCGGAAGCGTCGGAAGAAGATAGCAGCGAGGACGAGAGGTTAGTGGTATGGTGCCAGTGCTCTGTTGCGAGCTAACAAGCCCagtgatgacgaggacgaggccgcCGAGCTCATGCGAGAGCTTGAGAAAATCAAAAAGGAACGCTTAGctcagaaagaaaaagaggtATGTCAAGAGCCATATCATGCGTAAGCAAATGATGCTTACTTGGTCAGGAACGCGAGCGCGCcgccaaggaggaggaacaaCGGGAGGTGGACATTGCGCGAGGCAATCCGCTACTCAACCCTTCAGACTTTAACATAAAGCGACGATGGGATGACGACGTCGTTTTTAAGAACCAAGCTCGCGGAACGGAGGAcaagaggggaaaggagTTTGTCAACGACCTGCTACGGTCTGACTTTCACAAGAAGTTTATGTCGAAGTATGTGCGATAGTTGGACTGTCAACAACTTGCTCCGGCAATCAAGATCTACCGTCTTTGGCATACTATTCGTCGTTAGGTGATGATTCTAGCCGGCATACAGATACATGGCGTTGAGGCGTCCGGGCTGCGATACAGACCTGTACTTGTTAGGGCATTTTAGCGAAGTAAATGAACATAGGATCCTGATCATCTATTGCAAGCAAAGCAGTCCAAATTATTCTTAGAAGTACATGATCTGTTCTCACAATCATATCATTATGCCGGCATAAATCCACCGCCGCCGAGTACCCCGCCATCTCACCTTCAGCTCACCAGCAAAAGAAAGCCTTTAAAAAAACCAGAAAATCAAGATGGACCTACAACCGACGTCTAAGAACATGCACAGTATGTCCAATTTATGAATCGCGAAGACACGCGCAATCTGGCTTGAAGGACAGATGGAAATGATGCTTACGTATCTCAATAAATAGACCGCATAAACACCGACATCTCGCAATTACTACAGCGGTTCGAGAATATCATGGCTACTGCTACGGTGCGCTGTTCTCACTCTCTTTATTGGCATCGGAATTGCGTAATTTGGTAATTATGGCCGCTGACTGGTTCTGCTTTTGCCAGGTCGAAAGCACAAGCCACACCACAACTGCCGTCGAGACATATCAGCTAGATGTCGAGTCTACGGCACTGGTACGTCCTTATTCTAGCGCTATTTATTGGCGCTCCTACTCTTAAACCAGGCCAATTCGTCTATCACTGCATACTGATACCACTCCTCGACGAAAACAGATCCGCGCCGCGGAAGACATCCTCTCACTCACCCGTACAATGAAGGAGACTTGGCTATTTGGCAAGCTTGACACACTGGGCGAAGACGAATCCGAGACCAAACGCCGCGAGGGATTGGAGCAGGATGCCGCTGTCATTCAGAAGATCATTGAGGATGCGGGAATATTAAAGGCGCCCAAGAAATGACTTGACGATTTTCCTCTGCGGCATTCGCAGATACCATTTAGGTTTATGCATGGTCATGTCTGGTGATTCTGATAGTTTGGCGTTGGTCTTATGTGTCTCATGGATCTAGAGCATGAAGATTGGCGCGTTGGTGTTTTGGTGCTATATATTGCTGGGGATATGATGATACCCGAATAAAATACTATCAAAGCAAACataccttcttttctttgactAACTGGAGTTCTTTATTTGATGCTGGCCCATATATCATAAGGCTACTATAGGTAAGGGTTAGGCGTAGAGCATAGCTCCCTCCGCCTTGCATGTCGGCCCATTTGATAAGAAAACTGCTCCCCGCCAGCTTCCATCGGAACAGCACCAACACTTTTGAACCTAATTTCACAGCCCACTGCTTCCGCACAACAAATACAGGGTTGACAAGAATCTACGATACTCACTTGTCCACCAAATATTGGATTCAAAACTCTCAGCAACCCCTAGACGCAATCGCCCTACAATGCCAACAACACCTCCCCCTCTCCCTCTGACCCTTGTCGTCGCAACGACACCAGTTTCTCGCCCATCACCTGGCCATGGGTTCCGGCTAGGTATTGGCGCAAATGGGACGCTTCCGTGGCCACGCATAAAAGCCGACATGTCCTTCTTCGCGCGCATCACAGCTCGCCCTCCCTCCAcatctccatccatctccaataAACCCCGCACGAACGCTCTAATCATGGGCCGCAAGACGTACGACTCCATCCCGCCGAGACTCCGTCCACTCGGGAAACGGCTGAATGTGGTGATTTCAAGGGATCCAGATGGAAGCGTTGCGGAGCGCGTGAAAATCGATTTGGAGAGCAaattggagagggagagggaggctgCGGAGGCGAAGGCCAAACAGCAGCCTCAGAATCAGGCTGAGGGTAGGAATTCGGGGGAGGAGCCAGTCAATGCGGCTGCTGTGACTGCAGTTGTTGCGCCCCCTGTGAAAGAGGGGAGCACAGGGGCGTTTGTGGAGAGGAGTCTTGAGGAGGCGCTGAGGAGGCTTGATAATGCTGCTGCCGGTGAGGAAGGTGTTGGGAATATTTACGTGATCGGGGGTGCGGAGATCTATAATGCGTCATTGAAATTGGGCTCGAGATCCGAAAACGAGCGGACGATCCGGATTGTCATGACGGATGTGGAGAAACTTGATGGGAGTGGGTTCGAATGTGATACTTTTTTCCCAGTTGATGCGGAGGAACTTAACAGTGGGAAATGGAGGAAGGTTAGCCCTGCTGAAGTAACAGGGTGGGTTGGTGAGGAGGTTACAGGCGAGTGGACTGAGGAAGGGGATGTCAGAGTGCGGATGGTTGGGTATGAGAAGGTCTAGTCGACGACGGCATACTACATATTATGCCACTTTTAGTAGTTGTGTCAGCATTGAATAGATACCCTGGCGTATGGTTGAGAAATCCAATATATGCCTCATGTCATCGTATATGTAACCGCTGGTCATGCACATGCATATGCAAAGAGAACTGTAAAAGACAAACAAGCAACGCACCCCAAAGGAAGGGGGAACAATCAGACATGGCACAACCATAGGGAGTCAAAACAGAATGCCAACGCTAATATACAAACATCTAAACAGTTTCACagacaaaaaaaataatatGAAATCGAGGTCGGTTGGTTATCCAGAAACCTGAGAACCGGTAGTATGTCAGGGATGGTTATAGTATGCACTGATGCTCAAAACCCACCCAGTTTCCGGGGAGTCTAGAGTCTTTCTAGTGCTGCTCTTTCATAAACTTCACAAAAGCCTTTTTGTGTACAAGTCCCGCATACTGCCCATCATGCAAAACGCAGAGATAGCGCAAGCCAAGTTTGACGAAGCATTGGTAAACAAGATCTATGGGGGAGTGGATGTCCAGGGCAAGGGGCGCCTATAATAAACAAATATTAGCATATATCACAGAAAAAAGAGGGTAAGGGGATCTTACCGGATCTATATACTTCGTGAAATCCACTTGCAGCGTatcctcatcgtccgtgTCGGATACAACAGACGAGGTATCAGTAGCCATGAGACAAGATGTTcgatcctcatcttcaaggtTATCGAGGGCATACTCCAGGTCCGGCGCCGGGATAAGCCCTATTAAGACACCGTCGCGGAGGATCGGAAGACCACTATCTAGCTCGCCTGCCAtaaggagatgctggagctTGGAGCGGAGCTCGCGTGCCGGGACGAGCGGTGTCTCAGTAATATCAATGAGTCGGCTGCGGCGGATTGGGCGCACTATGTCGCCGAGCACGGCGTCGGAGACAGTCTGGAGTTTGTTGTCGAGGAAGGGGTAGGAATTCATTTCAGTTAGGAAGTCATAGATACTATGCGGCTCAATGGCGTCGGCAGTCCACTTTGCGCAAAGAACAGCCAACGAAAATGGCAAGACGTGGTCCAGGCTGCCGGTTAACTCGAACAAGATAACAGCAAGGGTGACGGATAAGCGCGTGACTCCACACATGGTCGCACCTGCAGCAACCATGGCGTAAACTCCAGGTGTTACACAAGATTCCATGCCTGTACCAGCGGCGCACGAGGatccgaagaggaagaagttgggGTACTGCAGCGCCAGATACTGGGTCACATGGCCAACAATGCGGCCCATAAGACCACCGACTACCATTGAGGGGACATAAATACCGGCAGGGACCTTAATGCCGAATGTGACGATTGTCAAAAAGCTTTTGATCACGAATGCTATGGTAAGTGCGCGGATAACCTCGCCAATACCTTCCGGATGGGGGCACAGTCCGTCTGAAGTTGAGTGCTCGCACGGACTGGCTAATTGGAACAGCAGCTCTGTTACCGGCAGTTTCGTGTAAGGGTTCCAGAAGCTGATCAGTCCAGTCACCAATGCTACGAGGCCAACCTCAAAGAGTGGCCAGCGCTTGATGACGGGGATGCGACGGAACGACTTAGCCCATATGCTTGAAGCCTTGATGAAGAGAGCACCTGCTGCGCCCCCAAGAACACCCAAAAACATGAAAATGGCCAGCTCAAAGATCTCCCAATCGCCAAGATACCGGACTTCGAACAAAACTATTTTGCCAGTGCCGTACGGGTTGAAGAACTTGAGCGATAGAGCAGCGGCAATACAGCAGAAGAATGTCCGGAAGAGGGTCTTTGGCGGAAAGTAGTAGCTGACTTCCTCGAGGCTAAATAGAACACCGCCGATCGGTGCTCCAAATGCTACGGCCACACCACTGGCAGCACTGGCACTGAGGACCTCACGTCGTTTGCCATCGTTGAGATTGTACTTACTAAACAGCCGGCAGGCTATGTTTCCAACGCAAGTCGCGATATGGACGTACGGGCCCTCCTTTCCGAGACTGAGACCGGAGGCCACACTGAAGATTAGAGCCAATGTCTTGATAACTAGCGTCTTAAAGCCAAGGTAACCGTGCAGGACAAAGCCGCTATTGATAACCTTTACCTCGGCGACACCGCTACCAGCAGCCGAATAGTAGACCATGTCAGGacgcagcggcagcggcggataTGGAGACGAGCCGGACACCGACGCGGGCGAGCCATCAGCTTCGGTGGCTTGTCTGGAGCCGTTGGCACCCAGGTTCTCGTCCAACGTAGTCAGCGATACCGATGACGGGACGACCGTCTTGGTGAGTAACGTCAAAAGACAAGAGATAGCGGCAAGAATCACCGACCACAAGACGTAGATCCCGAAATCAACCGAAACACTCCCTCCACCATGGTGGTTCATCATCTCCGACCACGACCGCCAAGCAGGACactcttcctcatccgcgCAGCAAGTCTCCCGACTTCGCAACCAACCAGTCGTGCAAATCCCATTCTTCAACCCAAAAACGTACTCCTCTGTGATATCGACAAAGTATGCAATCGCCGCAACGATGCATCCAATCAACGCAACCAGAATCCAGCCCTGCGCGCCATCAAACAAGGCCAAAAGTCGACCGCGTATATCCTTCCTCCGTCGCAGCTCCCGTAGCCGCACCCCGTCAGCCACACTATCATGCACCCAGTCCGTCGAGGTGAACTGGTCATACCACAACCGGTCGTCCATGAACGACGAGGTCATAGCATCTTTAATCGAAGCAGCCGTGCTCTCAACCGGAACCTCATCCATGCTGGCCCGCCGACTGAACCGCTGATGTACCGAGTTCGCCCGGCTATGGTGACGCGACCGGCGCAGACTACTCCCCAGGAGCGTATACCTGAATCCCGATTCAGGCCCAGAGGATGCAGAAAAAGTAGTATAGGACCGTTGCGGCTCCATCCGGCCAGAGCCCCCTTCCTTCGCCTTGCCCAAGAGGCTGGTGGTCTCACCAGCCTCTAAGGGCGGCTCCAAAGACTGGTAGGCAGTATGTGATTCTGATAGATGGCTGTAGGTTCTCCGCATGACGGACGGGGACGGCGGAGCGGTTCGTGGGTTAAGTCTTGGGCCTGGGCTGACATTCTCCGGGTCGTGGTGCTCTTCCGCCGGTGGAGCGGAAGTGAAATAGGACGGAATCGATCGGGGCATGATGAAGACGTTTCCCCTTAATGTTTCTGGTGGTCTGGAGCTTGTCAGCTGCATCGGAATTAAATGCCTGCTATGATTACTCACCGACCAACATGATCCCCTTGCAGACTGGGAAGGCTGGGAGGAAAGATGTGGGTTAGGTTGGTTCAGGCCCAATATTGAGTCTAGCTCCAGCTACCACGGTACCCGATCACGACGACCCCTGGTCCCTTATGTACTCTTGTAGTAAGGCGGGAACaaggaagacaagaaagcaaaatatattataataCCGTAAAAGCAACAAGAACGAAAAGGAGAGCACAAAGGCGGATGGGTACGTtgaaagagagagaaggttGAAGAGTCGGGAGGTGAGAGACAATAAACGGTGAGGAGAAAGTCGCGGAATGGCGTCTTAGTGGCAGATGACTCGCCATCACCCACAACCAAAACTACGACCACAACCGGAACCAGAACAGTCACATCGCTCATCCCATGACAAAGTGGATGCAGCGTATAGAGCAGGAGAGATCACCGGGATTTCCCTCGTTATTGTTGGACTCGGACGTCATGGGTGACTTGATCTCGCAAAGCCAAGAGATAAGCAGGCCTCCTTTGTCACTGCACCCCGCGATAGGTAAAGTGCACCTTGCTTTGGTCGCTGTCGATCGCTAGAAAGACCACATCTTATGCTTGAGGCGTCATCAGCCATCATCATATTGACCATAATCAAACAAGCAACATGTCTTCCGCACCCTTCAGAATAAATAGGCAGTTCTGCCGGTGCAAGGACCCTGCTTCACCGCTTGACCCAAATTGAACGCCTAGTATCTCTGGAAGCTTTGGAGAGATATCGTCGTGATTTGGAAGTCTGGTTCGGGCAGATCATTCTATCATTTAGTTCCCGTGCCCGTGGGGTCAATACCTACGACTGAGTACATCAACTTTAAAGCACTGCTGAAGCTGGGGTTGTTGAGGGATTTCAAAGTATATGGTCATTGCATTGTATACTGGCCATACCCCAGAATAACTTTCGCTTCGCCTAGCCGCCAGGTTTGGATATCGCTTGGATTACAGAGCAACCCCATCTGCTTCCCCATCTTGACTTCGCTCTCAGATTCGCGGTCCCTGCTGCCGATCACTGCCCGCCGCGAATCCCCTCCTAATGGAGCACGACTTACATTAGCGCGACGCAGTGGCGTTGCAGGTGTCTTAAGCATGGGTGGCTGCCAGGCTATATAGCCCAGTTCTATCACGCTATCACGCACCAACCACTGAAGCTAGCTCCCAAGGTTCAGCTATTCATTGGAATAAGGAATGAATTGTTATTTCGCCGGATTCTCCACCAGTTTTtggccgcagcagcaggagcgtTAGCGAGTACTGTTATTTACAATCACATGGTGACAACCAAGTCTCAGTCTCCCCGCATCCATTGTCTCAGCCTTGACGGTTCCGTTTCCACGTTTCCACCTCGTGGTTTTGGTGCTCACTAGGTTACTTAACCGGAGCAGTAGCCGACCTTCTCGGGCTCGCAACCGCCGGCGCATCCCTCGTAGAGCACACAGGGGTGGTCGGCGTCAGTGCAGACGTTGTTCAGAGTACAGGTATCGCCATAGTTCGAGTTGATGCCGCAGATATCGCCGCCGTCGTACGCGGTCACGCCCTCAATGTAGACGTTGCGCTTGCACTGGGAGCTGCAGTTACCGCAGGAGCGGTAGACCTTGCCGTAGTCCTCGGCGTA
It contains:
- a CDS encoding exosome non-catalytic core subunit RRP45 (transcript_id=CADANIAT00006901), with translation MNKEAPLSIAERDFILDALREGVRLDGRGADQLRPLTLSFGEEYGHVKVQLGKTSLVVRISAEVAKPHDDRPFDGIFNIAMELTAMGSPAWENGRQGDLETYVTNVLDRVIRHSNALDTESLCILKGVSCWTIRADVHITDYDGNLIDASCIGVMAGLQHFRRPDAVVKDGQVIVYGLDERVPAPLNITHKPLSVTFHTFDDGKLAILDATRKEEQASEADVVIGMNNAGDVCYLSKFQGSPVDALVFITKTSLALEKVKYINGIIDKALQADLAKRSKGGLAEQARAENDRPVA
- a CDS encoding protein cwc15 (transcript_id=CADANIAT00006902); the encoded protein is MTTAHRPTFDPARGKEALRGPAYHQRLLPAYTHLKVRQSGQGTEGEAARRDLRAELLQAEAAHFAKKNGAPVPEASAESTPKRQLEGAPANGGDGELEEDPEAKRRRILEETREIDADSEASEEDSSEDESDDEDEAAELMRELEKIKKERLAQKEKEERERAAKEEEQREVDIARGNPLLNPSDFNIKRRWDDDVVFKNQARGTEDKRGKEFVNDLLRSDFHKKFMSKYVR
- a CDS encoding RNA polymerase II mediator complex head subunit MED22 (transcript_id=CADANIAT00006903); its protein translation is MDLQPTSKNMHNRINTDISQLLQRFENIMATATVESTSHTTTAVETYQLDVESTALIRAAEDILSLTRTMKETWLFGKLDTLGEDESETKRREGLEQDAAVIQKIIEDAGILKAPKK
- a CDS encoding aminophospholipid-translocating P4-type ATPase DRS2 (transcript_id=CADANIAT00006900), whose translation is MASGRAPGRHPAAGRDDDLLQLEESTPIYNTGRPPPVNDESLLRQYNIDDSENAQPRPSVSYDNFVGGRVTPHAGAHATGSAPPVHAGVYMNDPYSGQDVSRTYSQTSGLDNYQRYSMDEYEGGHGYYDMTGQDPMEGDSRMRERNSILSMGGGLMGRAKHMLGMKPEYSEMDLPLTEAGARAARADSTVSEDGPPHAKKSSKPSFKFGFGRRTVDSSTLGPRIIQLNNPPANAVHKFVDNHVSTAKYNIVTFLPKFLYEQFSKYANLFFLFTAVLQQIPNVSPTNRYTTIGPLVIVLLVSAIKELVEDYKRRSSDKSLNYSKTQVLKGSTFHETKWVDVAVGDIVRVESEQPFPADLVLLASSEPEGLCYIETANLDGETNLKIKQAIPETSHLVSPADLSRLSGRIRSEQPNSSLYTYEATLTMHAGGGERELPLAPDQLMLRGATLRNTPWIHGVVVFTGHETKLMRNATATPIKRTAVERMVNIQILMLVSILVALSVVSSVGDLIIRQTEKDKLTYLDYGSTNPGKQFIMDIFTYWVLYSNLVPISLFVTIEIVKYSQAFLINSDLDIYYDVTDTPATCRTSSLVEELGQIEYIFSDKTGTLTCNMMEFKECTIGGIQYGEDVAEDRRATVEDGVEVGVHDFKKLRQNLESHPTKDAIHHFLTLLATCHTVIPERSEADPDKIKYQAASPDEGALVEGAARMGYKFSNRKPRSVIITVAGQEYEYELLAVCEFNSTRKRMSTIFRCPDGRIRIYIKGADTVILERLHQDNPIVEGTLQHLEEYASDGLRTLCLAMREIPEDEFQQWYQIFDKAATTVGGNRAEELDKAAELIEKDFYLLGATAKEDRLQDGVPDTIHTLQTAGIKIWVLTGDRQETAINIGMSCKLISEDMTLLIVNEDSAEATRDNLTKKLQAVQSQTEAEQMALIIDGRSLTFALEKDMEKLFLDLAVLCKAVVCCCSRVSPLQKALVVKLVKRHLKSLLLAIGDGANDVSMIQAAHVGVGISGVEGLQAARSADVSIAQFRYLRKLLLVHGAWSYHRISRVILYSFYKNIALYMTQFWYSFQNAFSGEVIYESWTLSFYNVFFTVLPPFAMGICDQFISARLLDRYPQLYQLGQKGLFFKRHSFWSWIANGFYHSLLLYIVSQLIFLYDLPQADGKVAGHWVWGSALYTAVLATVLGKAALITNIWTKYTFIAIPGSMIIWLAFLPAYGYAAPAIGFSEEYYGTIPRLFTSPIFYLMAIVLPCICLLRDYAWKYAKRMYYPQHYHHVQEIQKYNVQDYRPRMEQFQKAIRKVRQVQRMRKQRGYAFSQADEGGQMRVVNAYDTTRGRGRYGEMTSSRNLV
- a CDS encoding dihydrofolate reductase (transcript_id=CADANIAT00006904), translating into MGRKTYDSIPPRLRPLGKRLNVVISRDPDGSVAERVKIDLESKLEREREAAEAKAKQQPQNQAEGRNSGEEPVNAAAVTAVVAPPVKEGSTGAFVERSLEEALRRLDNAAAGEEGVGNIYVIGGAEIYNASLKLGSRSENERTIRIVMTDVEKLDGSGFECDTFFPVDAEELNSGKWRKVSPAEVTGWVGEEVTGEWTEEGDVRVRMVGSCVSIE